The Acidobacteriota bacterium genome includes a region encoding these proteins:
- a CDS encoding DUF1801 domain-containing protein — MTKARIGRFDDLVRLSTGPLVPVVHRLRAVILEIHPDACEVVRLGDRAATYGCGPRKMIDGYAYIMPFKSWVNLGFYRGTSLADPEKLLEGTGVRMRHVKMRTVEDVERPGVRGLIRDACAERGAALGISRAER, encoded by the coding sequence ATGACGAAGGCCAGGATTGGCCGGTTCGATGATTTGGTCCGGCTCTCGACCGGACCGCTGGTACCCGTCGTCCATCGTCTGCGCGCAGTGATCCTGGAGATTCATCCGGATGCCTGCGAAGTGGTGCGCCTGGGCGACCGGGCCGCGACTTACGGTTGCGGGCCCCGGAAAATGATCGACGGGTACGCATACATCATGCCGTTCAAGTCCTGGGTCAATCTCGGCTTCTACCGGGGCACGAGCCTGGCGGACCCGGAGAAGCTGCTGGAAGGGACCGGCGTCAGGATGCGCCATGTCAAGATGCGGACGGTTGAAGACGTCGAACGGCCCGGCGTCCGGGGGCTGATCCGGGATGCCTGTGCCGAGCGCGGGGCCGCGCTCGGAATCAGTCGAGCGGAAAGGTAA
- a CDS encoding porin, which translates to MKRTGLLILSSLLLQPGGAFLTAGLSSTVQEKGPRAQQDEPGKKESADRPQDPDSLRPYWKDGVRLETPDKRVSLKIGGRIQADWMWINEDQAVRDAIGDQTSGSEFRRTRLYMSGDLYGNLSFKSQFDFAGGSTALKDVFVAFKSIPGFGNVKVGHYKEPFSLEELTSSNYMTFVERSVANVFSYSRNVGLTFYNSQLGQRLTWAAGVFRDTDNGGTSLGNGVGSTFRLTGVPALDKQKDRLAHLGVSYSLRRPSDGVLRWRQRPELHLTDRYVDTRSFAADRVQMLVLEGAVVSGPFSVQSEYTHSAARSRIAGDPVFGGFYVYASVFLTGEQRNYKASSGFFDRLRPRKNFAPGEGPGAWELALRYSRLDLTDRAIQGGRLNNVTAAVNWYLNPVARVMFNYVHGDLYEVGTTHAVVTRLQLNF; encoded by the coding sequence GTGAAGCGCACAGGTCTGCTCATCCTCAGCTCGCTTCTGCTGCAACCTGGTGGCGCCTTCCTGACCGCCGGGCTGTCGTCGACTGTCCAGGAGAAAGGCCCCCGGGCGCAGCAGGACGAGCCTGGAAAAAAGGAATCGGCAGACCGACCTCAGGACCCGGACTCCCTCCGGCCCTACTGGAAGGATGGAGTCCGGCTCGAAACTCCGGACAAGCGTGTGAGTCTCAAGATCGGCGGACGAATCCAGGCCGACTGGATGTGGATCAACGAGGATCAAGCCGTGAGGGACGCCATCGGAGACCAAACCAGCGGCAGTGAATTCCGCAGGACGCGCCTATACATGTCGGGCGACCTGTACGGTAACTTGAGCTTCAAGAGCCAGTTCGACTTCGCCGGAGGGTCGACGGCGCTGAAAGACGTATTCGTCGCCTTCAAGTCGATCCCCGGATTCGGGAACGTCAAGGTCGGCCACTACAAGGAACCATTCAGCCTGGAGGAACTCACCAGCAGTAACTACATGACGTTCGTGGAGCGATCGGTGGCCAACGTCTTCTCCTACTCCAGGAATGTGGGACTGACCTTCTACAACTCCCAATTGGGCCAGCGATTGACCTGGGCCGCCGGCGTCTTCCGGGATACGGACAACGGCGGCACCAGCCTGGGAAACGGAGTCGGCAGCACCTTTCGCCTGACGGGTGTACCGGCCCTCGACAAGCAGAAGGACCGGCTGGCGCACCTGGGTGTCAGCTACAGTTTGAGACGGCCCAGCGACGGCGTCCTGCGTTGGCGGCAGCGCCCGGAACTCCACCTGACCGACCGTTACGTGGACACTCGTTCCTTTGCGGCCGATCGGGTTCAAATGCTGGTCCTGGAGGGCGCCGTGGTGAGCGGACCCTTTTCGGTCCAGTCCGAATACACCCACTCGGCGGCCCGGTCGCGAATCGCCGGAGACCCGGTTTTCGGGGGCTTCTATGTCTATGCCAGCGTCTTCCTGACCGGCGAGCAGCGGAACTACAAGGCTTCCTCGGGGTTCTTCGACCGGCTGCGGCCCCGAAAGAATTTCGCGCCGGGAGAGGGACCTGGGGCCTGGGAGCTGGCGCTCCGGTATTCCAGGCTCGACCTGACCGACCGCGCCATCCAGGGAGGCCGCCTCAACAACGTTACGGCGGCCGTGAATTGGTACCTGAATCCGGTGGCCCGGGTCATGTTCAACTATGTCCACGGCGACCTGTACGAGGTCGGCACCACCCACGCCGTGGTCACGCGGCTCCAACTGAATTTCTAA
- a CDS encoding dihydroxy-acid dehydratase yields PPPPPPPPPARPPPPPPPRGRAPEGQEVIRPLSDPIKKTGGLIILRGNLAPEGCVLKISGVDRDGHTGPARVFDREEPAFAAIKQGRIKAGDVIVIRNEGPVGGPGMRELLQVTGAVQGSGLGDKVALITDGRFSGATRGFVVGHVAPEAAVGGPLAALRDGDIITLDIEARVMNVDLSDEEIRGRLRNWKPPAERSRTGVLAKYARTVSSPSDGAVTFPLD; encoded by the coding sequence CCCCCCCCCCCCCCCCCCCCCCCCCCCGCCCGCCCCCCGCCCCCCCCCCCCCCCCGCGGCCGGGCGCCGGAGGGACAAGAGGTCATCCGGCCCCTGTCCGACCCCATCAAGAAGACGGGGGGCCTCATCATCCTGCGGGGAAACCTGGCTCCCGAAGGGTGCGTGCTGAAGATCTCCGGCGTCGACCGGGACGGTCACACGGGTCCGGCCCGGGTCTTCGACCGGGAGGAACCGGCGTTCGCCGCCATTAAGCAAGGCCGGATCAAGGCGGGAGACGTCATTGTGATCCGCAACGAAGGCCCCGTGGGCGGACCGGGCATGCGAGAACTCCTGCAGGTCACCGGAGCCGTGCAGGGTTCCGGCCTGGGCGACAAGGTGGCTCTGATCACGGACGGGCGCTTTTCGGGCGCCACCCGGGGCTTCGTGGTGGGGCACGTGGCTCCCGAAGCGGCCGTCGGCGGACCCCTGGCCGCCTTGCGGGATGGCGACATCATCACGCTGGACATCGAGGCACGGGTGATGAACGTGGACTTGAGCGACGAGGAGATCCGGGGCCGCCTCCGGAACTGGAAGCCCCCCGCGGAGCGGTCCAGGACCGGCGTCCTGGCCAAGTACGCCCGTACGGTCTCCTCACCCTCGGACGGCGCCGTTACCTTTCCGCTCGACTGA
- a CDS encoding PQQ-binding-like beta-propeller repeat protein, with the protein MRPLTRSCFSRRRPTCIGLRSRLAMFPLLALLMQVSEAGDWTQFRGPNGSGVSTTRDLPHRFGPQENVHWKTSLPPGHSSPVFSRESIFVTGFQGEILSTTALDRKTGEIQWTRNVARNREGKLHRDNSPASPSPVTDGSNVYVFFQDLGLLAYDARGNELWRVSLGPYNTPFGIAASPILAGNHVVQVCDGESGSFMVAVDKETGRIAWRNERPLMRRGFSTPVLYRPDGGELQVLVPGSFQLVAYSAATGEKIWWSRGLTWQMKPTPVMDGDFAYVLGWAGAADPGNQEDVIPFDEALKKHDGNGDRKLSEEEAEGAISPNFSTSWRNMDLDLDGYLGERDWELFRMRRASVNSIQRIRLGGTGDVTGTARGWQYHKSLPNVPSPLLYDGVIYLIKDGGIVTALDPDTGAVLKLARLTEAMSRYFASPVGGDGKVYLLGENGDVPVLKAGPEWEVLAVNRMGEDAYATPALVDGKIYLRTVSALYCFD; encoded by the coding sequence ATGAGACCCCTAACGCGTTCTTGCTTTTCCCGACGGCGTCCCACCTGCATCGGGCTCCGGTCCCGCTTGGCGATGTTCCCCCTGCTGGCCCTCCTGATGCAGGTCTCGGAGGCCGGAGACTGGACGCAGTTTCGGGGTCCCAACGGGTCGGGTGTCTCCACCACCCGGGATCTGCCGCATCGTTTCGGCCCCCAGGAAAATGTCCACTGGAAAACTTCCCTTCCTCCGGGCCATTCCTCTCCCGTCTTTTCCCGGGAGAGCATTTTCGTGACCGGCTTCCAAGGAGAAATCCTCTCCACGACTGCTCTGGATCGGAAAACAGGAGAAATCCAGTGGACCCGGAACGTCGCCAGAAACAGAGAGGGCAAGCTCCACCGGGACAACTCCCCCGCCTCTCCCAGTCCGGTGACGGACGGAAGCAACGTCTACGTCTTTTTCCAGGATCTGGGCCTTCTCGCCTACGACGCACGGGGAAACGAACTCTGGCGGGTTTCGCTGGGGCCGTACAATACTCCTTTCGGGATCGCCGCCTCTCCGATTCTCGCCGGCAACCATGTCGTTCAGGTCTGCGACGGTGAATCCGGATCGTTCATGGTGGCGGTGGACAAGGAGACGGGACGGATCGCCTGGCGAAATGAGCGTCCCTTGATGAGACGCGGCTTCTCGACGCCGGTCCTCTACCGGCCTGACGGCGGAGAGCTCCAGGTCCTGGTTCCGGGGTCATTTCAACTGGTCGCCTATTCGGCGGCCACGGGCGAGAAGATCTGGTGGAGCCGAGGACTGACGTGGCAGATGAAACCGACGCCGGTCATGGACGGAGACTTCGCCTACGTCCTGGGGTGGGCGGGCGCCGCCGACCCGGGCAATCAGGAGGACGTGATCCCCTTTGACGAAGCCCTGAAGAAACACGATGGCAACGGCGACCGGAAACTCTCCGAGGAAGAAGCCGAGGGAGCGATTTCGCCCAACTTCTCCACGTCTTGGCGCAACATGGATCTTGATCTGGACGGCTACCTGGGAGAACGGGACTGGGAGCTGTTTCGTATGCGCCGGGCATCGGTCAACTCCATTCAGCGGATTCGCCTCGGAGGAACGGGCGACGTGACCGGGACCGCCCGGGGGTGGCAATACCACAAGAGCCTGCCCAACGTGCCCTCCCCTCTCCTTTACGACGGCGTCATCTACCTGATCAAGGACGGAGGCATCGTCACTGCTCTCGATCCGGACACCGGAGCCGTCCTGAAGCTGGCCAGGCTGACGGAGGCCATGAGCCGGTATTTCGCGTCTCCGGTCGGAGGCGACGGCAAGGTCTACCTGCTCGGAGAGAACGGCGACGTCCCGGTCCTGAAGGCCGGACCGGAATGGGAGGTGCTGGCCGTAAATCGAATGGGTGAGGATGCCTACGCCACGCCGGCGCTGGTTGACGGCAAGATCTATTTACGCACCGTCAGCGCCCTCTACTGTTTCGACTGA